The following coding sequences are from one Cytophagia bacterium CHB2 window:
- a CDS encoding RNB domain-containing ribonuclease, with translation GKPAEYAALVRHIIENVMLRSLMKAKYAIANKGHFGLAFHHYSHFTSPIRRYPDLIAHRTLKEYAKGYQPELHEWYERKLDRAAQKASERELVALEAERASVKMKQVEFMSRYLGEEFDGLISGVVAFGIFVEIPEFHIEGLVHISDLDDDYYHFEEKAYRLKGQNTGQIYRLGDAVRIKVVKVDVSERILDFILVEKPHPRKEERRKKKEQKKRRKR, from the coding sequence TCGGCAAACCCGCTGAATACGCCGCCCTCGTCCGCCACATCATCGAAAACGTGATGTTGCGCTCGCTGATGAAAGCGAAGTATGCGATTGCGAACAAAGGCCATTTTGGGCTGGCGTTTCATCACTATTCGCATTTCACTTCGCCCATTCGGCGTTATCCTGATCTGATTGCGCACCGCACCCTGAAGGAATACGCCAAGGGCTATCAGCCGGAACTGCACGAGTGGTACGAGCGTAAGCTTGATCGCGCCGCGCAAAAAGCCTCGGAGCGCGAGTTGGTGGCGCTGGAAGCCGAGCGCGCCTCGGTGAAGATGAAGCAAGTCGAGTTCATGTCGCGCTATCTCGGTGAAGAGTTTGATGGTTTGATTTCCGGCGTGGTGGCATTCGGAATTTTCGTGGAAATCCCCGAGTTTCATATCGAGGGTTTGGTCCATATCAGCGATCTCGACGACGATTACTACCATTTTGAAGAAAAAGCCTATCGCTTGAAGGGACAAAACACCGGGCAGATTTACCGTCTCGGTGATGCTGTGCGGATCAAAGTCGTGAAAGTCGATGTGAGTGAGCGTATTCTTGATTTCATTCTGGTTGAAAAGCCTCATCCCCGCAAAGAGGAGCGCCGCAAGAAGAAAGAGCAAAAGAAAAGGAGAAAAAGATGA